Proteins from a single region of Rhinatrema bivittatum chromosome 13, aRhiBiv1.1, whole genome shotgun sequence:
- the LOC115075339 gene encoding olfactory receptor 1020-like isoform X2 yields MLENQTSVTEFILLGLTDNPILQILLFVFFLLVYIITLLANTWIIVLTWLDVRLQTPMYFFLSHLSFVDICYSSVTTPKNLQSLLVEKKSISFLGCALQMYFFIGFAASETFLLVVMAYDRYLAICNPLLYSVLMNRRLCIHLMTAVYLVSFVISLIHTTCTFRLSFCESNVINHFFCDIPPLLVLSCSDTLVNEIVIFIIVGFNCITSFLTILISYIYIISTILKIPSAEGRQKTFSTCASHFTAVLIFYGTIISMNLRPPSSYSLDQDKVTSVFYTMMIPMLNPLIYSLKNKEVKAAMRKVFRLNFAI; encoded by the exons ATGCTGGA GAACCAGACTTCAGTGACCGAGTTCATTCTCCTAGGACTCACTGATAATCCAATACTACAGATTCTGCTCTTCGTCTTTTTTCTTCTGGTCTATATTATCACCCTGCTGGCCAATACTTGGATCATTGTTTTAACTTGGCTGGATGTGCGCCTACAGActcccatgtactttttcctctcTCACCTATCTTTTGTTGATATCTGTTATTCTTCAGTCACCACTCCCAAAAACCTCCAGAGCCTCCTGGTAGAGAAGAAATCCATTTCCTTTCTTGGTTGTGCTctgcaaatgtatttttttattggttttgctGCTTCAGAAACTTTTCTGCTGGTGGTGATGGCATATGATCGTTATTTGGCAATATGTAACCCATTACTTTATTCAGTCCTAATGAACAGGAGATTGTGTATTCATCTGATGACTGCTGTGTATCTGGTCAGCTTTGTTATTTCCCTCATACATACAACTTGCACCTTCCGCTTATCCTTTTGTGAGTCCAATGTGATTAATCATTTTTTCTGTGATATTCCACCATTGTTAGTGCTGTCTTGCTCAGACACCCTTGTAAATGAAATTGTGATTTTTATCATTGTTGGGTTCAATTGCATAACCTCCTTTCTGACCATCCTAATTTCTTACATCTACATTATCTCCACCATCCTGAAGATTCCCTCTGCAGAAGGGAGGCAAAAAACATTCTCCACCTGTGCCTCCCACTTCACTGCTGTGCTGATATTCTATGGCACAATTATTTCCATGAATTTACGACCACCTTCAAGTTATTCATTGGATCAGGACAAAGTGACTTCGGTGTTTTATACGATGATGATCCCCATGTTAAATCCTCTGATTTACAGCTTGAAGAACAAGGAAGTGAAAGCTGCAATGAGGAAAGTATTCAGACTAAATTTTGCCATATGA
- the LOC115075339 gene encoding olfactory receptor 1020-like isoform X1, protein MEGRNQTSVTEFILLGLTDNPILQILLFVFFLLVYIITLLANTWIIVLTWLDVRLQTPMYFFLSHLSFVDICYSSVTTPKNLQSLLVEKKSISFLGCALQMYFFIGFAASETFLLVVMAYDRYLAICNPLLYSVLMNRRLCIHLMTAVYLVSFVISLIHTTCTFRLSFCESNVINHFFCDIPPLLVLSCSDTLVNEIVIFIIVGFNCITSFLTILISYIYIISTILKIPSAEGRQKTFSTCASHFTAVLIFYGTIISMNLRPPSSYSLDQDKVTSVFYTMMIPMLNPLIYSLKNKEVKAAMRKVFRLNFAI, encoded by the coding sequence ATGGAAGGCAGGAACCAGACTTCAGTGACCGAGTTCATTCTCCTAGGACTCACTGATAATCCAATACTACAGATTCTGCTCTTCGTCTTTTTTCTTCTGGTCTATATTATCACCCTGCTGGCCAATACTTGGATCATTGTTTTAACTTGGCTGGATGTGCGCCTACAGActcccatgtactttttcctctcTCACCTATCTTTTGTTGATATCTGTTATTCTTCAGTCACCACTCCCAAAAACCTCCAGAGCCTCCTGGTAGAGAAGAAATCCATTTCCTTTCTTGGTTGTGCTctgcaaatgtatttttttattggttttgctGCTTCAGAAACTTTTCTGCTGGTGGTGATGGCATATGATCGTTATTTGGCAATATGTAACCCATTACTTTATTCAGTCCTAATGAACAGGAGATTGTGTATTCATCTGATGACTGCTGTGTATCTGGTCAGCTTTGTTATTTCCCTCATACATACAACTTGCACCTTCCGCTTATCCTTTTGTGAGTCCAATGTGATTAATCATTTTTTCTGTGATATTCCACCATTGTTAGTGCTGTCTTGCTCAGACACCCTTGTAAATGAAATTGTGATTTTTATCATTGTTGGGTTCAATTGCATAACCTCCTTTCTGACCATCCTAATTTCTTACATCTACATTATCTCCACCATCCTGAAGATTCCCTCTGCAGAAGGGAGGCAAAAAACATTCTCCACCTGTGCCTCCCACTTCACTGCTGTGCTGATATTCTATGGCACAATTATTTCCATGAATTTACGACCACCTTCAAGTTATTCATTGGATCAGGACAAAGTGACTTCGGTGTTTTATACGATGATGATCCCCATGTTAAATCCTCTGATTTACAGCTTGAAGAACAAGGAAGTGAAAGCTGCAATGAGGAAAGTATTCAGACTAAATTTTGCCATATGA
- the LOC115074998 gene encoding olfactory receptor 1019-like, translating to MERKNHTSVTEFLLVGLTDDSALQILLFVFFLNVYIITLLSNIGIIVLIRMVPRLYTPMYFFLSNLSFIDICYSSAVTPNMLANLLTKNRVISINGCATQLCFFTFYGSAECLLLGVMAYDRYVAICKPLQYIIIMNKMLCFQLVTSAYIVSLCNALIHTICTFRLDFCRSNVINHFYCDVPPLLELSCSDTFINELTLNIVVAFTGILSLLTILISYCYILTTILQIHSTKGRHKAFSTCSSHLTTVAILYGTIVFMYLRPKSSYSNHDKVVSVFYTVVIPMLNPLIYSLRNQEVKGSLMNIIKQKFAV from the coding sequence ATGGAACGGAAGAACCATACCTCAGTGACCGAATTTCTTCTTGTAGGACTCACAGATGATTCAGCGCTCCAGATTCTgctctttgtattttttctaaatgtttatatTATCACTCTGTTGAGCAACATTGGCATCATTGTGCTAATCAGGATGGTTCCCCGACTTTACACACCAATGTACTTTTTCCTCAGTAATTTGTCCTTCATAGACATCTGTTACTCCTCAGCTGTAACCCCCAACATGCTGGCCAACCTTCTCACAAAGAACAGAGTTATCTCTATTAATGGTTGTGCAACACAACTatgttttttcactttttatggAAGTGCAGAATGCCTcctcctgggagtgatggcatATGACCGCTATGTAGCAATATGTAAGCCCCTGCAATACATAATAATTATGAATAAAATGTTATGTTTCCAGCTAGTCACAAGTGCTTATATAGTTAGCTTATGTAATGCCTTAATACACACAATTTGCACCTTTCGCTTAGATTTTTGTCGATCCAATGTGATTAACCATTTTTACTGTGATGTTCCTCCACTTCTGGAGCTCTCTTGTTCAGATACCTTCATCAATGAACTTACTCTTAATATTGTTGTTGCATTTACTGGCATACTCTCTCTTCTGACTATCTTGATTTCTTACTGCTATATTCTAACCACCATTCTACAAATTCATTCCACAAAAGGGAGACACAAAGCCTTCTCTACCTGTTCTTCCCACCTCACCACAGTGGCAATACTCTATGGGAcaattgtatttatgtatttacggCCCAAGTCAAGCTACTCTAATCATGATAAAGTCGTGTCTGTGTTTTATACGGTGGTGATCCCCATGCTAAACCCCCTTATCTATAGCCTGAGGAACCAGGAAGTCAAAGGATCCCTGATGAATATTATTAAACAGAAGTTTGCAGTGTAA